The Mesorhizobium loti genome includes a region encoding these proteins:
- the msuE gene encoding FMN reductase → MSNPTVVGFSGNITRPSKTRAFVDLVTRDIAASHGLSASTYDIEDLGPSLGTAKWARDLDGQARAILEQILAADVLVVGSPTYKGSYTGLFKHFFDLIDPAALRGKPVVLTATGGGERHALIVEHQLRPLFGFFEAFALPTAVYATDKDFTDGVLRSEAILKRAAQAVDEVGFVLANRSAGRIAAE, encoded by the coding sequence ATGTCAAATCCAACAGTCGTCGGCTTTTCCGGCAACATCACCCGGCCGTCAAAGACGCGCGCCTTCGTCGATCTGGTCACCAGGGACATCGCCGCCAGCCACGGCCTTTCGGCGAGCACCTATGACATCGAAGATCTCGGTCCGTCGCTGGGAACGGCGAAATGGGCCCGCGATCTCGACGGCCAGGCGCGCGCGATCCTGGAACAGATCCTCGCCGCCGACGTCCTCGTCGTCGGCTCGCCGACCTACAAGGGCAGCTATACCGGTCTGTTCAAGCATTTCTTCGACCTGATCGATCCGGCGGCATTGCGGGGAAAGCCCGTCGTGTTGACGGCGACCGGCGGTGGCGAGCGCCATGCCTTGATCGTCGAACATCAGCTGCGGCCGCTGTTCGGCTTCTTCGAGGCCTTTGCCCTGCCGACCGCCGTCTACGCCACCGACAAGGATTTCACCGACGGGGTGTTGCGCTCGGAGGCCATCCTGAAGCGTGCGGCGCAAGCGGTCGACGAGGTCGGCTTCGTGTTGGCCAACCGCTCGGCCGGCAGGATCGCCGCCGAATAA
- a CDS encoding SfnB family sulfur acquisition oxidoreductase: protein MTVSTVKTDHASAAVPPVARPTAPAHIIKDDAEAIAIAHALAAEFVKDSSKRDRERIWPVAELDAFSQSGLWSINVPRAFGGPEVSYATLAKVIEIISAADSSIGQIAQNHLGVVAAIRTVSEADQQKLLFAEALKGTRFGNAFSEFGSKRAADFETRFTDAGDHVVVNGRKFYSSGALLAHLVPIVALDDEGRAWYAIADRGAPGLTVIDDWSSFGQRTTLSGTVIIDNVKVPKTHLVPGYKGYDKPTADGAIFQIIQVAVDTGIAQAAIDETVHFVRTRSRAWIDSGVDNAWDDPYTIQAIGDLTLRLHAAQALLEKAGLAIDRAVAEPTAETVAHAQIVTAEAKILSTEIAIAATNKLFELAGTRSTLAEHNLDRHWRNARTHTLHDPVRWKYSILGKYFLNGENPPLHAWS from the coding sequence ATGACCGTTTCGACCGTCAAGACCGACCACGCTTCCGCCGCCGTGCCGCCAGTCGCGCGGCCAACCGCCCCGGCGCATATCATCAAGGATGACGCCGAGGCGATTGCCATCGCTCACGCGCTCGCTGCCGAATTCGTCAAGGACTCCTCCAAACGCGACCGCGAGCGGATCTGGCCGGTTGCCGAACTCGATGCATTCTCGCAAAGCGGCCTATGGTCGATCAATGTGCCCAGAGCTTTTGGCGGGCCGGAGGTGTCCTATGCGACGCTGGCGAAGGTGATCGAGATCATCTCGGCCGCCGATTCCTCGATCGGCCAGATTGCCCAGAACCATCTCGGCGTCGTCGCCGCCATCCGCACCGTGTCCGAAGCCGATCAGCAGAAGCTGCTGTTCGCCGAAGCGCTGAAGGGCACCCGGTTCGGCAACGCCTTCTCCGAATTCGGTTCCAAGCGCGCCGCCGATTTCGAGACCCGCTTCACCGATGCCGGCGATCATGTCGTCGTCAACGGCCGGAAATTCTATTCGTCCGGCGCGCTGCTTGCCCATCTGGTGCCGATCGTGGCGCTCGATGACGAGGGCCGCGCCTGGTATGCGATCGCCGACCGCGGCGCACCCGGCCTGACGGTCATCGACGATTGGTCGAGCTTCGGCCAGCGCACGACACTGTCCGGCACCGTCATCATCGACAATGTCAAAGTGCCGAAGACGCATCTGGTGCCAGGCTACAAGGGCTACGACAAGCCGACCGCCGACGGCGCCATCTTCCAGATCATCCAGGTGGCGGTCGACACCGGCATCGCCCAGGCGGCGATCGACGAGACGGTTCACTTCGTCAGGACCAGGAGCCGCGCCTGGATCGACAGCGGCGTCGACAATGCCTGGGACGATCCCTACACCATCCAGGCCATCGGCGATCTGACGCTGCGTTTGCACGCGGCGCAGGCGTTGCTGGAAAAGGCCGGCCTGGCAATCGACCGCGCGGTGGCCGAGCCGACCGCCGAGACGGTGGCGCATGCACAGATCGTCACCGCCGAGGCAAAAATCCTGTCGACCGAGATCGCTATCGCCGCCACCAACAAGCTGTTTGAGCTAGCGGGAACCCGCTCGACGCTGGCCGAACACAATCTCGACCGGCATTGGCGCAACGCCCGTACCCACACGCTGCACGATCCGGTGCGCTGGAAGTATTCGATCCTCGGCAAATATTTCCTCAACGGCGAAAACCCGCCGCTGCACGCCTGGAGCTGA
- a CDS encoding ABC transporter ATP-binding protein, translating into MPDNDVILAVDTVHATYNHAITALHGVSFELRRGHILALLGANGAGKTTTLKAVSNLLPAERGQVNSGTIRYEGSDVSRRKPGDLVRAGLVQVLEGRHCFKSLTVEENLIAGGIGRSGSRAEINQDLERIYGYFPRLREKRRTLSGLTSGGEQQMTAIGRALMSRPRLLVLDEPSMGLAPLIVQDIFQSLRKLNRETGLSILVAEQNSAVALRYADHATVLENGVSVLSGAAAELRQREDVRAFYLGQQASPAAKPAHLHAVA; encoded by the coding sequence ATGCCGGACAATGACGTCATTCTTGCCGTGGATACGGTCCATGCCACCTACAACCACGCCATCACGGCGCTGCACGGCGTCAGCTTCGAGCTTCGGCGCGGCCATATCCTGGCGCTGCTCGGCGCCAATGGCGCCGGCAAGACCACGACGCTGAAGGCTGTCTCCAACCTGCTGCCGGCGGAACGCGGGCAGGTCAATTCCGGCACCATCCGCTATGAAGGCTCGGATGTCTCGCGCCGCAAGCCGGGCGATCTCGTGCGTGCCGGGCTGGTGCAGGTGCTGGAAGGGCGCCACTGCTTCAAGAGCCTCACCGTCGAGGAGAACCTGATCGCCGGCGGCATCGGCCGCAGCGGCAGCCGCGCCGAGATCAATCAAGACCTCGAGCGGATTTACGGCTATTTCCCGAGGCTCAGGGAAAAGCGCCGGACATTGTCCGGCCTGACTTCGGGCGGCGAACAGCAGATGACGGCGATCGGCCGGGCGCTGATGTCGCGGCCGCGCCTGCTGGTTCTCGACGAACCGTCGATGGGGCTCGCCCCGCTCATCGTCCAGGACATCTTCCAGAGCTTGAGAAAACTCAACCGCGAGACCGGCCTGTCGATCCTGGTCGCCGAGCAGAACTCGGCGGTGGCGCTCAGATACGCCGACCACGCCACGGTGCTGGAAAACGGCGTCTCCGTCCTCTCTGGCGCGGCTGCCGAGCTTCGCCAGCGCGAGGACGTCAGGGCCTTTTATCTCGGGCAGCAGGCATCGCCTGCCGCCAAGCCAGCCCATCTCCATGCCGTGGCCTGA
- a CDS encoding ABC transporter substrate-binding protein, with translation MTFLSTIKAAALSAAMIVSVALPAAHADEQYFPLQSYRVGPYAAGGTGFFGGFIDYLNLINIRDGGVNGVKLTWDECETQYEVERGVECYERQKSHAGAAAWNPLSVGIAYAMIDRITADKVPLITVNHGRTDSTDGRVFPYVFPLLLNPYSETSGIVNYIASKEGGIDRLKGKKIVVLYHGSPYGKETIPIYELLAQKYGFTVQQIEVPHPGNEQQSQWLTIRRAKPDFVVLRGWGVMNPVALKTAVKVGFPVDHIVGNVWSNSEEDVIPAGDAAKGYTAITTQASGNSYPVVQEIVKTVYGAGKGNLEDKARIGSVYHNLGIVNGILNVEAIRVAQEKFGHRTLTGDEVRWGFEHLKLDPAKVEALGAKDLFHSINVSWDNHEGEGYVTFQQWDGKKWNVVSDWIAPDWALLRPIIEKSAEAYAAEKGIKLRTADDADAVTTN, from the coding sequence ATGACTTTCCTCAGCACAATCAAGGCGGCGGCGCTGTCCGCGGCGATGATCGTGTCGGTGGCCTTGCCCGCCGCGCATGCCGACGAACAATATTTCCCGCTGCAGAGCTATCGCGTCGGACCGTACGCGGCCGGCGGCACCGGCTTCTTCGGCGGCTTCATCGATTACCTCAACCTCATCAACATCCGCGACGGCGGCGTCAACGGCGTCAAGCTGACCTGGGACGAGTGCGAGACCCAGTATGAGGTCGAGCGCGGCGTCGAATGCTACGAGCGGCAGAAGAGCCATGCGGGTGCTGCCGCCTGGAACCCGCTTTCGGTCGGCATCGCCTATGCCATGATCGACCGCATCACCGCCGACAAGGTGCCGCTGATCACCGTTAACCACGGCCGCACTGACTCGACCGACGGACGTGTCTTCCCTTACGTCTTCCCGCTGCTGCTCAACCCCTACAGCGAAACCTCGGGCATCGTGAACTACATCGCCTCCAAGGAAGGCGGCATCGACAGACTGAAGGGCAAGAAGATCGTCGTGCTCTATCACGGCTCGCCCTACGGCAAGGAGACCATCCCGATCTATGAGCTGCTGGCGCAGAAATACGGCTTCACCGTGCAGCAGATCGAGGTGCCGCATCCCGGCAATGAGCAGCAGTCGCAGTGGCTGACCATCCGCCGCGCCAAGCCGGACTTCGTCGTCCTGCGCGGCTGGGGCGTGATGAACCCGGTGGCGTTGAAGACGGCGGTGAAAGTCGGCTTCCCCGTCGACCATATCGTCGGCAATGTCTGGTCGAATTCCGAAGAGGACGTCATCCCCGCCGGCGACGCCGCCAAGGGCTACACCGCCATCACCACCCAGGCTTCCGGCAACTCCTACCCGGTGGTGCAGGAGATCGTGAAGACGGTCTACGGCGCCGGCAAGGGCAATCTGGAAGACAAGGCGCGCATCGGCTCGGTCTACCACAATCTCGGCATCGTCAACGGCATCCTCAATGTCGAGGCGATCCGCGTCGCGCAGGAGAAGTTCGGCCACCGCACGCTGACCGGCGACGAGGTCCGCTGGGGCTTCGAGCATCTCAAGCTCGATCCGGCCAAGGTCGAGGCGCTCGGCGCCAAGGACCTGTTCCACTCGATCAATGTCAGCTGGGACAACCATGAAGGCGAAGGCTACGTGACCTTCCAGCAATGGGACGGCAAGAAGTGGAACGTCGTCTCCGACTGGATCGCGCCGGACTGGGCGCTGCTGCGGCCGATCATCGAGAAGTCCGCCGAGGCCTATGCGGCCGAAAAGGGCATCAAGCTGCGCACGGCTGACGACGCCGACGCCGTGACCACAAACTGA
- a CDS encoding branched-chain amino acid ABC transporter permease codes for MTAITSDFSSAPVLPKWVVPVLLLAFAYGVVPLIGSSYLFEAILLPFLALSLAGVGLNILTGYAGQVSLGSAAFMAAGAFAAYNFNLRVEGLPLIGSIFLAGIVAAAIGIVFGLPSLRLKGFYLAVSTLAAQFFVQWALTKFSWFSNNSASGVIDAPRLSISGFALDGAIGRYLFALTIVSILTFLAHRLVTSQTGRNFIAIRDNETAARIIGIPVLKTKLLAFAISSFIIGVAGVIWAFAYLRTVEPDGFDLDRSFQILFIIIIGGLASIRGAFFGAALIVVFPLGLSRLGGFLLGDLFDSGVLDMSQRIVLGALIILFLILEPDGLVALWDRIRRRLLFAWQST; via the coding sequence ATGACCGCCATAACAAGCGATTTCTCCTCCGCGCCGGTGCTGCCCAAATGGGTCGTGCCCGTGCTGCTGCTCGCCTTCGCCTATGGCGTCGTGCCGTTGATCGGCTCGAGCTATCTGTTCGAAGCCATCCTGCTGCCGTTCCTGGCGCTCAGCCTCGCTGGCGTGGGCTTGAACATCCTCACCGGCTACGCCGGCCAGGTTTCGCTTGGCAGTGCCGCCTTCATGGCGGCCGGCGCCTTCGCCGCCTACAATTTCAACCTGCGCGTCGAAGGGTTGCCGCTGATCGGCAGCATCTTCCTGGCCGGCATCGTCGCCGCCGCGATCGGCATCGTCTTCGGCCTGCCCAGCTTGCGACTGAAGGGTTTTTATCTCGCGGTCTCGACGCTTGCCGCGCAGTTCTTCGTGCAATGGGCGCTGACCAAGTTCAGCTGGTTCTCCAACAACTCGGCGTCCGGCGTCATCGATGCGCCGAGGCTGTCGATTTCAGGCTTCGCGCTCGACGGCGCCATCGGCCGCTATCTCTTCGCGCTGACCATCGTCAGCATCCTGACTTTCCTTGCCCACCGGCTGGTCACGTCGCAGACCGGCCGCAACTTCATCGCCATCCGCGACAATGAAACCGCCGCTCGCATCATCGGCATCCCGGTGCTGAAGACCAAGCTGCTGGCTTTCGCCATCTCGTCCTTCATCATCGGCGTTGCCGGCGTCATCTGGGCCTTCGCCTATCTGCGGACCGTCGAGCCGGATGGCTTCGATCTCGACCGGTCGTTCCAGATCCTGTTCATCATCATCATTGGTGGCCTGGCCTCGATCCGTGGCGCCTTCTTCGGCGCCGCCCTCATCGTGGTCTTTCCGCTTGGCTTGTCTCGCCTCGGCGGCTTCCTGCTCGGCGATCTCTTCGACTCGGGCGTGCTCGACATGAGCCAGCGCATCGTGCTGGGCGCGCTCATCATCCTGTTTCTGATCCTCGAACCCGACGGGCTGGTAGCGCTGTGGGACAGGATCCGAAGACGGCTCCTGTTCGCCTGGCAGTCGACCTGA